GGCTCTTCTGCCCAAGTGGCCGCAGTGCCAGGGGCCCGGGAGGAAgcggagggcggggcggggcctgccCGGAGAGGGCGGGGGGCGCGCCTCCTCTGAGCGGCGACGGAGACCGGGTGAAATCGAAAGCTGCCGGCTATGGCTCCCGGGATCCGGGCACACCGCCTCTCGCGGGGCTGGCGGCGCCCGGCTCGGGAGGATTCCCCTGCCTCGTGAAGTGGGGGCTCCACCTAATCAGCCTGGTGTCAGATCTACACCTCAGGAGTCCTGTGTATGAAATGGTCAGAGTGGAGTGGGCTCGGGAACGCGGGCTCAACGGGTCCTCTCTGGAACTGCATCCAAATCAGGTAGAAGAGTTCACCTGGAGTTCACCTGGACAGgcatcatttgttcattcaacacgCGCTCGAAGGAGCGCCATTGTCCAGCGCTGTGCTAGGGGACTGGAGATGCAGAGAAGAGCCCGGCCAGTGTCCCTGCCACCTTAGTGAGTGCAACTCACCCATAACCAAAAACCGACCCCCACCCCTCCAAAGTTCTGAAACTGACTAAAGTTTATTCACAATAAGTATCATGAATGCACTGCCTGACACTGGAttgtacatttgtgtgtgtgatagTTGCACcgtctgtgtctgattctttgtgaccccatggactgtagctcatcaagCTCctttgtgggattctccaggccaaaacaccagagtggttagccattcctttctccaggggatcttcctgacccactgatcaaacccaggtctcctgcattgcaggcaaattctttaccatctgaaccaccagggaagctcatattgTACATTTGAAAAGGGTTGACTGTATGttttgtgaatttcacctcaataagACAGACTCCAGTGGGGAAGGTGCTAGCCCTAGCTTTTTATTTCCCCTTCACTGCATGGGCCATGGCAGCCCTGCCCTGATAGGATGCACTTCCTCAGTTGGAAGATGAGGGAGGCTGGCGTGTCTGTCTGTCCAGAGCCTTCCTGAGCTGAATCTGTCCATCTTCACCCTCTCCTTTAACTGCTGCACAGAAGCCAACACCAACCAGTTCTCTACCTGGCCTCATACCAACCCAACATCTCAAATGTGGCCCCTCTTGAGGAAGGGGGTGTTGACTTCCCTCTCCCAGGTTGAGGCCCCTGTGAGAACAgaccccaccctcaccctggaAGGTCTAGGTCCCACTCACCCCAGTTGCTTGGACCTTGAGTCTAGGAGTGGACCAAGAAGGGAGAGGATGGACATGATGATGACCAAGACTGCCCCCCCACAGGCTCTTCGGTGCTTTCCTCCCTTCCTAGTTTTCAGAGCATGCTTCTAGAACTGGATTGGCCATTACTAGTCCCCAATCCTGTCTCCCAACCCCGCCCCTTCCAGACTTCTTCCCCCAAACAGGGCAGAGATGACAAGAACCCTCCCCCCAAACCAAGATGCACTGGGCACTGGAAAGAGTAACAGTGATGGTGGGacctggtggggaggagggaggcccaAAGACAGAGAGGGCCATTGTCCAGGAGGGGAAGGAAAGCCACAGGCCCTGTCCTGTGACACTGACTGTATCCAGCCACGCGACACGGTGAGAGATGCTCACCCCCTCAGGACTGCTAAGACCCAGAGGCTCTGCTAAATTCCAGAAGAACAGTGGCAGACAAAAGACCAATAGAACTTGCAGAACCACAGGAGAAGGAAGAGCAATTTAGTTCCtctaccctcccccacccctcccttccaGACTACAACAGGGCCATGGAAGAGAAATGCCGACGATGGTGGGGTAGgagggtgggagcaggggaggATTTAGATTTCTAAATGCTCTGCCTAGGAACACTGCATGTCTCAGCTAACATTTCCagcaaaaagtaattttaaaaaatggcaaggggcttccctggtagcttggtggtaaagaatccacctgccaatgctggagacacgggctcaatccctgatccaggaagatcccacatgccacagaacaactaagcttGTGTGTCACAACTAtcgagtctgtgctctagagcccaggagccgcaactactgaagcccaaaggccctagagcccatgctccgcaacaagagaagccactgcaatgagaaacctgcacaccgcaactataGCATAGCccttgcttgccacaactagagaaaagcccactcagcaatgaagacccagcacagccaaaaatttttaaaaaaaagaaaaagaatgaaagacaatGGCAAGACCCAGAGAGGACACTTAGGAGTTTTATATACCAATGCTGGGAAGGCCTTGAATTTTCCATACtccaagagttccagaaaattccTGCTCTTGAGACCCATGATGGAATGAGGGGCgataaaaaacaaagagagtTTCTGTCTTTCTTCTCCAATCCTATGCTCTCTACCCCTCCAACAGCTTGGGCCTCCAATGGGAGAGTTCTGCCAGAGAGTGTCCTGGGGAGAAATGAAATAGAAGGGCCAAAGGAACagtggaaagggagaaaggacCTCACACGCGTGGGGATACCGAAAGGTCTTTATTGCCCACTGGCCACCCTCAGTTCCATCAGTTTTCCAGCCATGTGCTAGGCCCTCTGGGTCTCTCCAACCAACTCTGAGGACCCCTGAAATGCAGCCACAGTCCAGCTCTCTCTTTCTGGGGACCAAGGTATTCCCTGGGGCAGACAGGGGGCTTCAGAGTGTGGGGCAGCAGGACCGAGCAGCATTCCACGTGAAGAAGGACAGGAGAGAGGGCCCCCCTTGGCATGCACCATGGAAGGTGGCGGccgaggaggagggcagggagggaggggttcCCTAAGTTGGGATGGCGCCAGTGGCAAAAAGCACGATGAAGAGGATGATGATAAAAACAATCACACAGATGAGGACAATCATCTTCACGTTCTTCCACCAGAACTTCCGAGCCACCTTCTGTGACGTCGTCTTGAAGTGCTCTGACTGTTGGGGATAAGGCAGACAGAGACCCACATGCCGTCCATCTAAATATTGAAGTGCTAAGTGGAGGTAACAGATTGCTTAGTAAGACAGCTTATGTCCTCCTATCTTGACAAATGTACCTTCAGAACCATCTGGTGGGCCAAGTTCAAATTTAGAATTCGtggtcccctgccctcccccttcTTTTCTCACCCCTGCCCGCCCTCCACATTGGGCTTTTGACACATGCCTCCACCCAGGCTTGTGACAAGGGCAGCACAACCTGCTCTTAGGAGGGCAGACAATCGGGCTGAGGGGGCGCAGGCTCCAGGGGGACGTATCTTCCTGGTTCTATGGCTTCTGGCCCCATGAGGACTGCTGAAGCCAGAGGAGAGGGTCAGGGCAGTACAGAGGCTAGGGTTAAGGGTAAGTGTCCTTCCTTCTCTCAGCACGAGTTGCAAAAATTGTTTCCTTGGGCCCTGCTTGCCAGATCAGGCTGAGGACAGAAACACTAAGTCTccagaagttaaatgagcaatACTCAAGATTACACGCAGGACTCCGAAAGCCATGTCAGTCTCTCCCTGTGGACATGGAATCTTAGGCTCCAGCTGTCTGCTGAATTTTAGAGTCACTCCTTCCCTGAGCAGCTGGCTTTGGCCTCTAGCTGGAGGGACAGGAGAATATCTAGCCAGATGTGTGGGAGATATTATTCTAGCCTTCAGCTAGCAGAAGAGCCTGGGATCAAAAACTTTTACTGCTCTTCCCAGCTTCTTTTTAAAGCTGGCTCAGCAAGACTCTAACAGTTTTTCACCACCTGCCTAAAAACCTTGGGGAAGGCCAGCGGCCCTAAGAGGATGTTCTGGGGCCAATATTTTTGCCCTGGGATGGCCAGATCCAAATGAGAGTCAAGGGCAGCCTTCAAAGGGAAAGTCTGTTTCATAGGAGAGAAACCTAAGAAAGCACAGGCAGACTGAGCCATCCGTCTCAGAAAATGCCTCCATGGATCTACCCCCGCACCCCCAAATCTGTCATTAAACCCAATTCCAATCAGTGGAGTACAGCAGTATCAGAAGTGGGGCCTCAGCTCACGTCAATTTCCAGCACACATGAAAGACAGACTTCCCTCCTTCACTCTGC
This window of the Bubalus bubalis isolate 160015118507 breed Murrah chromosome 12, NDDB_SH_1, whole genome shotgun sequence genome carries:
- the LOC123328531 gene encoding myosin IC heavy chain, translated to MRNCSAPASPAHSLGAGQPGPASSVLSLPGCTRGAKGPDGSWLPAGRRHLAGERARVAKDAPALGLRTAAPHPHAHPLSPAPPRALTIAAAASPLRLFCPSGRSARGPGGSGGRGGACPERAGGAPPLSGDGDRVKSKAAGYGSRDPGTPPLAGLAAPGSGGFPCLVKWGLHLISLVSDLHLRSPVYEMVRVEWARERGLNGSSLELHPNQVEEFTWSSPGQASFVHSTRARRSAIVQRCARGLEMQRRARPVSLPP